The Verrucomicrobiota bacterium DNA segment AGACCAGGTTAAGCTGGATGATTTTCAACACTGCCAGCCGCCGCTGCTCAGCCGTGGCACTCTCGCCCAAATTGCGCTCATACACTTTGGCCGCCTCGGCGAACTGCCCCAGACGCTCGTAAATCCCCCCTTGCAATTCCACCGCCTCAGCGATGAGCGGCTTCTGCTGGCTTTGCTCGGCCAGCTTCATGAGGTCCACCGAGGCGGTCAGCGCTTCCGGGTAACGCTGGTCCGCAACACGGATGCGGCAGAGCAAGTTCTGCCGGCGCCAGGCCAGCTCCGGGCGGAGCGTCACACTGGCCAGCTCATTGAGCGCCTGTTCGCCCGCCTGATATTCTTTTTGCAACAACAGCGTTTCGCCCAGCAACAAATACCCGCGCACCAACTGATCGGCGTTGGGCTTCGAGCGCACCATTTTCTGAAAGTCCCCCTCGGGATCGGACAACAACTGCCGGACCCGCAGATAATCCTGGTTCTTGAAACGACAATACGCCTCGCCGACCGCCGCTTCGAGCCGGCGCTTGGAAAAGGGATATTCGCGTAAAATCCGCGCGTAGGCCTCCGCCGCCTGGGGATACTGCTGATCGTAATAGTGCGATTCGGCGATCCAGAACGAATACTCATCGGCCAGTTTGCCGGCCTGCTCATATTCTTTTTGCAGCAAGGCGGCGGCATTGGTGTATTTCAGCAGCTTGAACGTCGCCTGGGCCAGCATCAGGATGGCATCCGGGCGGTATTCGGATTGGGGATATTTGCGAATGAACTCCGTAAGATCACGCTCGGCGGTTTCGTAGAAGCCATCCTTGAAGGGCGTGAGCGTCTTCTGGAAAGCACGGCGCTCCGAGGAACTCGCCGCCGGAGCGTTGAAGGCGCAGGCGCAAAGCAGGAGGAAAAGAAAAATCGCAACAACCGAAAGCCGCCATGACGCGAAGGCGCGGAGGGAAAAACCGGCTGGCGCTTCCAACTCCTGACTTCCAACTCCTGACCTCTGATCGCCCCCACTGTTTCGGGATTCGGCGTTCGGATTTCTTTCGGTTTTCGGTTTTCGGTTTTCGGCCTTAACCACCTGGCTCCTTCCGACGACGATTTCGCTGCGACAGTGGCTCACATCCGCCTCTTTGCGTCGGCGGCCATGGCTACGATCGGATTGTCTTAACAGCATCATCAAGTCCAAAGTTTAGTTCTTCAGCGCGCTCAAATATACAAAAATTATCGCTTAAATGCCAACAGCCGCGCGAGATATTGGCCGGTGTGGCTGGCGGCGCAATGCGAAACGTCCTCGGGGGTGCCTTCCGCCACGATGTATCCCCCGCCCTCCCCGCCTTCCGGGCCGAGATCAATCACCCAATCCGCCGTTTTGATCACGTCCAGGTTGTGCTCGATGACCACCAGCGTGTTGCCGGGGGCGCGGAGCTTGAAGAGCACCTCCAACAGTTTGGCGACGTCATGGAAATGCAGGCCGGTCGTCGGCTCATCCAGGATATACAGCGTGCGCCCGGTCTGTTTGCGGCTCAATTCCGAGGCGAGCTTCAGCCGCTGCGCTTCGCCGCCGCTCAACGTGGTGGCTGATTGCCCCAGCGCCAGGTAGCCCAGCCCCACCTCGGCCAGCGTCAGGCATTGCTCGTAGATCTGCGGGATCGCGCGGAAGAAATTCACGCCCTCATCCACCGTCATGGCGAGCACATCGGCGATGTTGAGCCCCTTATAATTAATATCCAGCGTCTCGCGGTTGTAGCGCCGCCCGGCGCACGCCTCGCAGGTGACGTACACCGGCGGCAGAAAATGCATCTCGATCTTGATCAGCCCGTCCCCCTGGCATTCCTCGCAGCGGCCGCCCTTGACGTTGAAGCTGAAGCGTCCGGCGTCGTAGCCGCGCACTTTGGCGGTGGGCAGGCGCGCGAACAAATCCCGGATCTGGTTGAACATGCCGGTGTACGTGGCGGGATTGCTGCGCGGCGTGCGGCCGATGGGCGTCTGGTCAATGACAATCACCTTGTCGAGCAAGTCCATGCCCTCGATTTCCCGGTGCAGGCCGGGCCGCTCCTTGGAGCCGAACCAGTGCCGGAACAGCGCGCGCCGCAGAATGTCATCCACCAGCGTGCTTTTGCCGGAGCCGGAAACGCCCGTGACGCACGTCAGCGTCCCCAGCGGAATGCGCGCGTCAATATTCTTCAGGTTATTCTCGCGCGCGCCCAGGATGCGCAGCCAGCCGCGCTCCTGGGTGGGCTTCACCCGCTGGCGCGGCACCGGCACGCTCAATTCCCCGGACAGATACCGCGCCGTCAGCGAGCGCGGGTTGGCCAGAATCTCCGGCAACGTGCCCGCCGCCACCAACTCCCCGCCGCGCACGCCCGCGCCCGGGCCGAGGTCCAGGATATAATCCGCGCGCCGGATGGTATCCTCGTCGTGCTCCACCACCAGCACGGAATTCCCCAGGTCGCGCAAATGCTCCAGCGTCTTCAGCAGGCGCTCGTTATCCCGCTGGTGCAGGCCGATGCTCGGCTCGTCGAGAATGTACAGCACGCCCACCAGCCCGGCGCCAATTTGCGTGGCGAGCCGGATGCGCTGCGCTTCGCCGCCGCTCAGCGTGCCGCTCTCGCGGTTCAGCGTGAGGTACCCAAGCCCCACATTCCGCAGGAACCCCAGCCGCGAGCGCACCTCCTTGATCACCTCGCCGGCCACCTGCTGCTGGAAATCCGTCAACTTCAGCGCCGCGAAGCACTGCTCCGCCTGATCCACCGACAGCGCGCAGACATCCATGATGGACAGCCCCGGAACCCGCACCGGGCGCGGCTCCTTCGCGGCGGGGCGGAAGCGCCCGGCCAGCGCGGCATCCCCCACCGTCACGGCCAGGATCTCCGGCTTCAGGCGCTGCCCGTTGCACACGTCGCAAAACTGCGGGTTCATGAACGCCTTGAGCCGATTGCGCGTGAACTCGCTCTCGCTCTCCTGGTACAGCCGCTCCAGGTTCGGGATCACCCCCTCGAACGGGCGCTTCACCTTGCTCATCTTCCCGGCGCGATAAAACGTGAACTCCACCTCCTCCGCCCCCGTGCCGCGGATCATCGCGCGCTTGAACTCCGCCGGCAGATTCTTCCACGGCACCTCCAGGCTCACGCCGCCATGCGACGCCACCGCGCGGATCAGCGCCTTATAATATACGATCATCCGCTTGCCCCCGCGCCGCCACGGCAGGATCGCCCCCTCCTCCAGCGTCTTATCCGGATTCGGCACCACCAGCGCCTCATCGAACACCAGCTTCTGCCCGAGCCCGTGGCAAACCGGGCAGGCCCCCTGCGGCGAGTTAAAGGAAAAATGCTTCGGCGTGACCTTCTCGAAACTCTTCCCCGTGGCCGGGCTGTACGCGCGGTTGGAATGCAGCGTCTCCGCCCAGGGTTGGGTCGCGGCGCTGGCGCTGCGGGCCGCGCCGCTGGCCTCCGGGGCCTGCTGCAACACCCAGAGCATCCCCTCCCCCCACTTCAGCGCCGTCTCCACCGAATCACTGAGCCGCACGCGCACCTTCTCCTCAATCACCAACCGGTCCACCACCACATCTATATTATGCCGGGCCTTCGGGTCCAGCTTCACCCGCACATTCGCCTCCAGCTCCACGAACTCCCCGTCAATCCGCGCCCGGACGAACCCCTCGCGCGCCAGCCGCTCGATCACATCCCGGAACTCCCCGCGCTGATCCCGCACCACCGGCGCGAGCAACATCACCCGCGTGCGGGGCGGCAGCGCCAGCACCTTATCCACGATGTCGCTCGTCGTCTGCGGCACCACCGGCACGCCGGACTCCGGGCAATGCGGCTGGCCAACATGCGCAAACAACAGGCGCAGATAATCGTAAATCTCCGTCGTCGTCGCGATGATCGAGCGGGGGTTCGCGCTGCTGCTCTGCTGCTCGATGGCGATGGCGGGCGACAGCCCCTCGATATAATCCACCTCCGGCTTCTGCATCTGGTCAAGGAATTGCCGGGCATAGGCAGACAGCGATTCCACATACTTCCGCTGCCCCTCGGCATACAGCGTGTCAAAGGCAAGGGACGACTTCCCCGAGCCGCTCAAGCCGGTGATCACCACCAGCTTGTTGCGCGGGATTGTCAGCGTGAGATTCTTTAAATTGTGCTCGCGCGCCCCACCTATTTTCATCATATCGTTCGCCATACTCCGGGAATTCTGGCTAATGCCAATCTGCCAAACATAGCGCGCCCAACCGGGCGCGACAACTTCAATTCCGCCCCCCCCCGGCGCAGCGCGCCGATCTAATTTGACGCGGGGCCGGGTTGGGCGTAGGTTCGCCGCACGTCTGAAACCAATGAAGAAGAAAGTGAATATTATGAACGTGTCCCGTCGCAATGCTTTGAAACAGGTCGCTGGCGCCACCGTCCTCGCCGCCGGAACCGCTGGGTTGTCGCTGCACGCCCAGGAATCCGCCAAACTCAAGGGCAACATCAAACATTCCGTGTCCAAATGGTGCTACGGAAAGATTCCGCTCGACGCGTTCTGCAAAGCGGTGAAGGAAATGGGCATCGAATCCGTGGAGTTGCTCGGGGAAAAGGATTGGGCAACCGTGAAGGAGAACGGGTTGACGTGCGCGATGTGCAATGGACCCGACAGCATTAATTACGGCTGGAACCGCGTGGAACATCACGCCAAATTGCTCGAAGGTTTTGCCGCCGCGATTCCCAAGGTCGCCGCGCTTGGTTTTCCCAACATCATCACCTTCTCAGGCGAGCGCAAAGGGATGGATGACGCCACCGGCCTCAAGAATTGCGCGGACGGGCTGAAAAAGCTCATGCCGATTGCCGAGCAGCATAAGGTCACGGTGGTCCTGGAACTGCTCAACAGCAAGGTGAACCACAAGGATTACATGGCCGATCATTCGGCTTGGGGCGTGGAATTGTGCAAGCAGGTCGGCAGTGAACGGCTCAAGCTGCTGTTTGATATTTACCACATGCAAATCATGGAGGGGGACCTGATCCGCAACATCAAGGATTATAATCAGTACTTTGGGCATTACCACACCGGCGGCAATCCGGGACGCAATGAGATTGATGATTCACAGGAGATCAATTATCCCGCCGTGATGAAGGCGATTGTGGCGACGGGTTACAAGGGGTATGTGGGCCAGGAGTTCATTCCCAAGAAAGATCCGCTGACTTCATTGCGGCAATCCATACAGATTTGCGATGTGTAAGGAGTTGCACCCATGAAGCTCTCACGTCGGTCCGTGTTCAAAAGCGTGGCGACGGCTTTGCCATTGGCCGCTATGGGCGGCCTGCCGCGCGCGGCACAGGCCGAAGAAATCGCGCTTTACCGCGCGCGCAAAGGGCGCATCAAACAATCTATTGTCCCATGGTGTTATAAGCCGTTGACGGTAGAGGAGCTGGCGGCGTTGGCCGTCAAGTTGGGGATGCATAGCATCGAGCTGTGTGATCCCAAGTTTTGGCCCAAGCTCAAAGAGCTGGGGCTCACCTGCGCCATTGCCGGTTCGCATGGGTTCGGCAAGGGGTTCGCCCATCTGGAAGAACATGAGCTGTGCCTGAAATCATTGACCGAGCGCATCGGGCAATGTGTCACGGCGGGCGTGCCGAGCATCATCACCTTTAGCGGATTCCGGCGCGGTCTGGCCACGGAGGTGGGCGTGAAGAACATGGTGGACGGGTTGAAGAAAATCGCACCCATTGCGGAGAAGGCGAAAGTGACAGTCTGCCTGGAGATGTTGAACTCCCGCGTGAATGTCGAGATGAAAGGGCATCCGGATTACTTTTGCGACAGCATGGATCTGAGCGTGGATATCCTCAAGCAGGTCAGCAGCGAATACGTCAAGGTGCTCTTCGACATTTATCACGTGCAAATCATGCATGGCGACGTCATCACGCGTCTGAAGCAATACGCGCCATGGATCGGCCATTACCACACGGCGGGTGTGCCGGGGCGCAATGAGATTGATGATACCCAAGAGCTGTGTTATGCCCCCATCATGCGGGCCATCGTCGCAACGGGTTATCGGGGCTACGTCGGGCAGGAATTCATCCCGGTGGGCGACAAGGTCAAATCGCTGAGCGACGCGACCCGGATTTGCGACGTATAGACATCCATCAGGAGACGAATCCAAACATTCATGAGCACTTGGGGAGTGATTTTTGACTGGGACGGAGTGATTATTGATTCATCGCGCCAGCATGACCGCGCATGGCAAATGCTGGCGGAATCAGAGGGGCGCACCCTGTCGCCGGATTATTTCAAGCGCAGCTTCGGGATGAAGAACGAGCGGGCAATTCTGGAACTGCTGCGTTGGACGCAAGATCCCGCAGAAATCAGCCGCCTTTCGTTGAAAAAAGAGGCCATGTACCGCGAGTTGATTGCCGCTGAAGGCATTGCGGTGCTGCCGGGCGTCAAGCCCCTCCTGGCGTGGTTAAGCAAACAGGGTGTGCCCTGCGTCGTCGGCTCCTCCACCCCCGCTGCCAATATCCTATGCGTGCTGGATACCCTCGGTTTGCGCAACGCCTTCCCGCATCTGGTCTGCGCCGGGGATGTTTCCCATGGCAAACCGCATCCGGAAGTATTCCTGAAAGCCGCACAACGGCTGGGCCTGCCGACCACCCGCTGCGTGGTGTTCGAGGATGCGCATGTGGGCATTGAGGCTGCGCGGGCCGCCGGCATGAAGGTCGTCGCCGTGGCCACCACCCACCCCGCCGACACCCTGAGCGATGCCGATCTGGTGGTGAACCGGTTGACCGATCTCGACCCGGAACGCGTGGCGGCCTGGTTCCCGGCGGCGTAGTTTGCGCTGAATTGTGTGTTGAAGGTTTATGGGCGTTGTGGCACGGCGTTTTTTACGGGAGGGAGGCAGATTTTCGACTTGTGAGCATGCCGGGCATGGCGTACTTTGTAACCCGCAGTCAGTAATGAGCTTTTCGGGAAAGTTGTCCCAAAGACGTTTAAGGCAACTGGCGCAAGGCAACGGCATGAAAACACTGTACTTGGTGGAAGACAACCAGGACAACGCGGACCTGGTGCGCGACTTGCTTGCCGACCGGTACACGTTGGTTCATTTCCCGGATAGCCAGGCTTTGCTCAAGGCCATGCAAAACCCAAACTCCCCGGCTCCCGACTTATTGCTGTTGGATATTTCACTCCCCGGCATGGATGGCATCGCACTGCTCCACGCCATCCGCGCTGGAACCCCCTGGCACAAAGTGACCGCGATCGCGCTCACCGCCCATGCCATGAAACAAGATCAGGGACGGCTGCTGGCGACCGGATTTGACGGCTATGTGGGCAAACCCATCATGGATGACAGCATTCTGCTGGCAGCGATTCAAAAACTTCTACCCACCTCATGAATACGTCCAAACCTTCACCGCCCCGCGAGCGCAAATTTAAAGCCCGATTGCAGACACGCATTGTGTTTGGAGCCTTGGTGGCGCTTAGTCTGGTTGCCATGCTTTGGAATTTCGATTTCCTGAACGAGCAAAAAGTGCAATGGCTCCAAACCGGGTTGATTGCCGCCATGATGGTGCTCGGGTTGTTCGAAATATCGCGCACCAACCGCACTCTGCGACATCTGGCGCAGGTGGCGGATGAAATTGGGCATGGCAATTACGCGCAACGTGCCGAGGTGGACTCGAAGGATGCCTTGGGCAGCATGGCGCAGGCGCTCAACACCATGGCGGAACACATCGAGCAGACGATCCAGGAACGCGAGGAAGCGCGGGCCAAGCTGGAGCAATCCCAATCCGCCGTGGCCGCCCGCAACGAGGAGCTGGCCGCCGCCTTTGCCGGCCAGCAACAATTCGGGTCTTTTCTAAGCGAACTCAATTCCATTGAAACCAATACTCTGGCGGCCAAGGCGTTGGAGCATCTGATGCCCGCCGCCCATGCGCATCTGGGGGCGTTTTATTTATATGATGGGGAACAGCAAGCCTTCGCCTGTCTGAGCGCCCAGGGCGCGGACCGCAAGGCACTGGCGGGCTTGGGACGTGAACGCGGCCTGGATGGGCTGCCCGGCGAGGCGTTTCGGCGCAAAACCTGGGTCTTTGTGGAGGACCCCATGCTGGATGGCGCCCTGCAACTGGACGTCGGCATCGCGCGCGTGCCCATCAAGTGCGTGTACGCCATTCCGGTGATGCATCGCGGCGGCGTACTGGCAGTCATCGTCTTGGCGGGGTTGCGCCGACCGGACGAACGCGCTTCCCAAGCCATCACCCACCATGTGGACGCGCTTGCCAACGGGCTCAATAACGCCCTGAGTTACAAGGCGCTGAACCGGCAGTCGCTGCTGTTGGAGCAGGCGAATCGCGACCTGAAGAAAGTGGACCAATTACGCAGCGAATTTGTGGCCAACATGAGCCACGAATTGCGTACCCCCCTGAATTCCATCATCGGGTTTTCGGGAATCCTTCAGAAGAACCGGGGGGGGAATCTCACGGCGGAAGATTTGAGCCGCGCGGAAAAAATCAACCGCAATGGCAAGCACCTGCTGGGCCTCATCAATGACATTCTGGACCTCTCCAAAATTGAGGCCGGGCGCATGGATCTGCAATTGGAACCCGTGAGTTTGAGCAGCATTCTGCGCGAGGTGGTGGACCTCCTGCAACCGCAATCGGAGGCAAAAAAACTCGCGTTGAAATTGGAACTGCCAGCGGATGACCTGGTGTTGGAAACGGATGCGCAACGCCTCCGGCAGGTGGTCATCAACCTGGCCGGGAATGCCATCAAATTTACCCGGGAAGGCAGTGTCACCCTGGTGTTGGAACCCGCTGAATTGACTCCGGGTCGGGCGGTCCTTCGCGTGCAGGACACCGGGATTGGCATACCCGAAGACAAACTGGACAGCATCTTTGAGGCCTTCCGCCAGGCGGATAGCAGTACCACGCGTGAATTTGGCGGCACCGGCTTGGGTTTGACCATTTCCCGTTCCATGGTGCAAATGTTGGGCGGCACGTTGACTGCGGCTAGCACGGTGGGCCAAGGCAGCACCTTCACCATCAAACTGCCCATCCATCGTTCCGTCCAATCGTTTGCCCCAGCCATTGTCCAGCCCGCGCCTGCCGCACAGGAGCCTGCTTCCGCCACCGCACCCGCCGATTCTGCCACGCTGGACCGGCGCAAAACCAAGCCTTCACCCGCCGCCATGGATGGCTTGGATGTGCTATCCACGGTGCTGGCTGGCAAGTCCGGCCGCCGGGTCATGGTGGTGGATGACGATGCCGATGCCTGCGAGTTGATCCGCCAGTATTTACAGGATCTGGGGATGACGGTTATTCTGTGTGTACATGCCGGGGAAGCGGCCCGCTTGGCCGCAGAACAAAAACCGGATTTGATCACTCTGGACCTGATGATGCCGGAAAAATCAGGTTGGGAAGTGTTGGCCCAACTCAAGCACGATCCCCTGCTGCGTGAAATCCCCGTGGTGATCCTCAGCATTCTGGCGGACCGCCGCAAGGCGATCTCTTTGGGCGCCGTGGACGCGCTGGCCAAACCGATTACCCGGGATGATTTCAACGCCGTGGTAACCCGGCATTTAAACGCCCAGATCAAATCCCGGGTACTGGTGGTGGAGGATGATGCCGATACACTGCAAGCCATTACGGCCTGGGTCGCCCCCTACGCCAGTGAATTACTCACGGCAGTTAATGGCCGGGAGGCGCTGAATATTCTGACCCGTTGGCAGCCGGACGTCATTTTTCTCGACCTGCTCATGCCGATCATGGACGGGGTCACTTTCCTGGGCCATTTGCGCGCCCAGCCCGCGTTCGCCAAATTACCGGTCATTATTCTCACGGCCAAAACCCTTTCCACCGAAGAACGAATCACCTTGGAGCGGCATGGCGCCAAAGTGCTTCAGAAAACGGATATCTTTAATTAACGCTATTTATGAGTTCAAATTACTTATTCGAATTAAGTGAAACCCTGAAACAAACTACCATCCTGATTGTGGACGATCTGGAGGATAATCGTGATTTATTGGAACAAATGCTCCTGGAACAGGGGTTTGAATCCACCCTGAAAGCAGCTTCCGGTACGGAAGCCCTGGCGTTGCTGGAAAATAACACGGGCATCGGCCTCATTCTGCTGGATCTGATGATGCCGGTCATGGACGGCTATGAGACGGCGCGCCGTATCAGCAGCAATGCCAAAACCGGGCATATCCCCATCATCATTGTCACCGGCGGAGCGTTACGACGGGATGACGCGCTGATGAAAAGTTTTCAATGTGGCGCCATGGATTTCATTCCCAAACCGGTTGGTGAAGTCGAACTGTACGCGCGCGCCAAATCGGCGTTGGTCATGTTTCATGATCGCGTGGGGATTCGCGACGCGAACCTGGCGTTGCGGGAAAGCAAGCAACGGTATGATCTGGCGGTCAACGGGGTAAGTGAAGGCATTTTTGATATCAACTTTCAGACGGGCGAGGTCTTTTATTCCACCAACTGGAAAAAAATACTGGGCTATGCCGACGATGAAGTGCCGAACCGGTTTGGCATCTGGGAAAATCTGGTGCATCCGGACGATCATGAACGGGTATTGAATATCATCCACGAACATTGGGAAAAACATACGCCCTACTACAGCAGCGAGCACCGCCTGCGCGCCAAAAATGGCGAATATAAGTGGGTCTATTCCCGCGGGTGCGCCGTGTGGGACGAGCGGGGCAAGGTGGTGCGCATGGCGGGGTCCACCACGGACATCACCCAGCGCCGCGCCTTGGAAGTGCAACTGCGCCAAGCGCAGCAGATGGAAAGCATCGGTCGTCTGGCCGCTGGCGTCGCGCATGATTTCAACAACCTGTTGACCACCATTGTCGGCCAGGCCAACCTGGCGCGCATGCATCTGCCCGCCGATTCCCCAGTGCGCGACAACTGCGAAAAAATTGAACGTACCGCCATGCAGGCGGCGGACTTTTGCAAGAAAATGCTGGCGTATGCCGGCCAAGGGTGTTACGCGGCGGAACACGCGGATTTGAGCATTCTTACCGCGCAGATTGCGGAAATCGTGCAACACTCCATCAGTAAAAAAATCAATATCCGCTACGATCTCGCCACACAGCCGCTGGTCGTCGAGGCGGATACCGCGCAATTGCGCCACGTTATCATGAATCTGCTGATTAATGCCTCGGAAGCGATTGGCGATACCCTGGGGGCCATCGCCATCCGCACCGCCCTGACCAAACCCACCCCGGAGGAACTGGCCGCAGCGGTGATCACCTCCCAGACGCCGGCCGCGGAATACGCGCTACTGGAGATCGAGGACACCGGGTGTGGTATGCCCGCTGAAACGGTGGAAAAAATCTTTGAACCCTTTTATACCACCAAGCTCACCGGGCGCGGACTGGGCCTTTCTGCGGTGTTGGGCATTGTGAAATCCCACGATGGGATTTTAAGTGTCACCAGCCAGTCCGGCAAAGGGACGCTGTTCAAAATCTGGTTCAAACGGGTGGATGCCCCGCCTTCGCCGGCGTCCATCTCCATGGAAACTGCGGAAAAATGGCAGGGCTCGGGGGTTATTTTATTGGTGGAAGACGAGCCGGCGATTCGCGAAATGACGTCCCTGATGATCAAAGAGATTGGCTTTGATGTCATTGTGGCGGAGAACGGGGTGCGCGGGGTCGAGATGTTTCGTGAAAATCAGCAACGGATCAAATTGGTGATCATGGATTGGAACATG contains these protein-coding regions:
- a CDS encoding TIM barrel protein; amino-acid sequence: MNVSRRNALKQVAGATVLAAGTAGLSLHAQESAKLKGNIKHSVSKWCYGKIPLDAFCKAVKEMGIESVELLGEKDWATVKENGLTCAMCNGPDSINYGWNRVEHHAKLLEGFAAAIPKVAALGFPNIITFSGERKGMDDATGLKNCADGLKKLMPIAEQHKVTVVLELLNSKVNHKDYMADHSAWGVELCKQVGSERLKLLFDIYHMQIMEGDLIRNIKDYNQYFGHYHTGGNPGRNEIDDSQEINYPAVMKAIVATGYKGYVGQEFIPKKDPLTSLRQSIQICDV
- a CDS encoding TIM barrel protein: MKLSRRSVFKSVATALPLAAMGGLPRAAQAEEIALYRARKGRIKQSIVPWCYKPLTVEELAALAVKLGMHSIELCDPKFWPKLKELGLTCAIAGSHGFGKGFAHLEEHELCLKSLTERIGQCVTAGVPSIITFSGFRRGLATEVGVKNMVDGLKKIAPIAEKAKVTVCLEMLNSRVNVEMKGHPDYFCDSMDLSVDILKQVSSEYVKVLFDIYHVQIMHGDVITRLKQYAPWIGHYHTAGVPGRNEIDDTQELCYAPIMRAIVATGYRGYVGQEFIPVGDKVKSLSDATRICDV
- the uvrA gene encoding excinuclease ABC subunit UvrA, with product MKIGGAREHNLKNLTLTIPRNKLVVITGLSGSGKSSLAFDTLYAEGQRKYVESLSAYARQFLDQMQKPEVDYIEGLSPAIAIEQQSSSANPRSIIATTTEIYDYLRLLFAHVGQPHCPESGVPVVPQTTSDIVDKVLALPPRTRVMLLAPVVRDQRGEFRDVIERLAREGFVRARIDGEFVELEANVRVKLDPKARHNIDVVVDRLVIEEKVRVRLSDSVETALKWGEGMLWVLQQAPEASGAARSASAATQPWAETLHSNRAYSPATGKSFEKVTPKHFSFNSPQGACPVCHGLGQKLVFDEALVVPNPDKTLEEGAILPWRRGGKRMIVYYKALIRAVASHGGVSLEVPWKNLPAEFKRAMIRGTGAEEVEFTFYRAGKMSKVKRPFEGVIPNLERLYQESESEFTRNRLKAFMNPQFCDVCNGQRLKPEILAVTVGDAALAGRFRPAAKEPRPVRVPGLSIMDVCALSVDQAEQCFAALKLTDFQQQVAGEVIKEVRSRLGFLRNVGLGYLTLNRESGTLSGGEAQRIRLATQIGAGLVGVLYILDEPSIGLHQRDNERLLKTLEHLRDLGNSVLVVEHDEDTIRRADYILDLGPGAGVRGGELVAAGTLPEILANPRSLTARYLSGELSVPVPRQRVKPTQERGWLRILGARENNLKNIDARIPLGTLTCVTGVSGSGKSTLVDDILRRALFRHWFGSKERPGLHREIEGMDLLDKVIVIDQTPIGRTPRSNPATYTGMFNQIRDLFARLPTAKVRGYDAGRFSFNVKGGRCEECQGDGLIKIEMHFLPPVYVTCEACAGRRYNRETLDINYKGLNIADVLAMTVDEGVNFFRAIPQIYEQCLTLAEVGLGYLALGQSATTLSGGEAQRLKLASELSRKQTGRTLYILDEPTTGLHFHDVAKLLEVLFKLRAPGNTLVVIEHNLDVIKTADWVIDLGPEGGEGGGYIVAEGTPEDVSHCAASHTGQYLARLLAFKR
- a CDS encoding HAD family phosphatase codes for the protein MSTWGVIFDWDGVIIDSSRQHDRAWQMLAESEGRTLSPDYFKRSFGMKNERAILELLRWTQDPAEISRLSLKKEAMYRELIAAEGIAVLPGVKPLLAWLSKQGVPCVVGSSTPAANILCVLDTLGLRNAFPHLVCAGDVSHGKPHPEVFLKAAQRLGLPTTRCVVFEDAHVGIEAARAAGMKVVAVATTHPADTLSDADLVVNRLTDLDPERVAAWFPAA
- a CDS encoding response regulator yields the protein MNTSKPSPPRERKFKARLQTRIVFGALVALSLVAMLWNFDFLNEQKVQWLQTGLIAAMMVLGLFEISRTNRTLRHLAQVADEIGHGNYAQRAEVDSKDALGSMAQALNTMAEHIEQTIQEREEARAKLEQSQSAVAARNEELAAAFAGQQQFGSFLSELNSIETNTLAAKALEHLMPAAHAHLGAFYLYDGEQQAFACLSAQGADRKALAGLGRERGLDGLPGEAFRRKTWVFVEDPMLDGALQLDVGIARVPIKCVYAIPVMHRGGVLAVIVLAGLRRPDERASQAITHHVDALANGLNNALSYKALNRQSLLLEQANRDLKKVDQLRSEFVANMSHELRTPLNSIIGFSGILQKNRGGNLTAEDLSRAEKINRNGKHLLGLINDILDLSKIEAGRMDLQLEPVSLSSILREVVDLLQPQSEAKKLALKLELPADDLVLETDAQRLRQVVINLAGNAIKFTREGSVTLVLEPAELTPGRAVLRVQDTGIGIPEDKLDSIFEAFRQADSSTTREFGGTGLGLTISRSMVQMLGGTLTAASTVGQGSTFTIKLPIHRSVQSFAPAIVQPAPAAQEPASATAPADSATLDRRKTKPSPAAMDGLDVLSTVLAGKSGRRVMVVDDDADACELIRQYLQDLGMTVILCVHAGEAARLAAEQKPDLITLDLMMPEKSGWEVLAQLKHDPLLREIPVVILSILADRRKAISLGAVDALAKPITRDDFNAVVTRHLNAQIKSRVLVVEDDADTLQAITAWVAPYASELLTAVNGREALNILTRWQPDVIFLDLLMPIMDGVTFLGHLRAQPAFAKLPVIILTAKTLSTEERITLERHGAKVLQKTDIFN
- a CDS encoding response regulator gives rise to the protein MKTLYLVEDNQDNADLVRDLLADRYTLVHFPDSQALLKAMQNPNSPAPDLLLLDISLPGMDGIALLHAIRAGTPWHKVTAIALTAHAMKQDQGRLLATGFDGYVGKPIMDDSILLAAIQKLLPTS
- a CDS encoding response regulator produces the protein MSSNYLFELSETLKQTTILIVDDLEDNRDLLEQMLLEQGFESTLKAASGTEALALLENNTGIGLILLDLMMPVMDGYETARRISSNAKTGHIPIIIVTGGALRRDDALMKSFQCGAMDFIPKPVGEVELYARAKSALVMFHDRVGIRDANLALRESKQRYDLAVNGVSEGIFDINFQTGEVFYSTNWKKILGYADDEVPNRFGIWENLVHPDDHERVLNIIHEHWEKHTPYYSSEHRLRAKNGEYKWVYSRGCAVWDERGKVVRMAGSTTDITQRRALEVQLRQAQQMESIGRLAAGVAHDFNNLLTTIVGQANLARMHLPADSPVRDNCEKIERTAMQAADFCKKMLAYAGQGCYAAEHADLSILTAQIAEIVQHSISKKINIRYDLATQPLVVEADTAQLRHVIMNLLINASEAIGDTLGAIAIRTALTKPTPEELAAAVITSQTPAAEYALLEIEDTGCGMPAETVEKIFEPFYTTKLTGRGLGLSAVLGIVKSHDGILSVTSQSGKGTLFKIWFKRVDAPPSPASISMETAEKWQGSGVILLVEDEPAIREMTSLMIKEIGFDVIVAENGVRGVEMFRENQQRIKLVIMDWNMPLMNGEEAFLIIREIAPDAKVLLASGYSEQEAFRRFQGRGLTGFLQKPYRFIDLVQKLQICMEK